In Silene latifolia isolate original U9 population chromosome X, ASM4854445v1, whole genome shotgun sequence, the following proteins share a genomic window:
- the LOC141623440 gene encoding putative nucleoredoxin 1, with product MATSICHDLSSLLSTKDRDFLIRNNGDQVKIKDISGKIVGLYFSASWCPHCRTFTPTLVKIYNELTSKGDVEIVFISSDKDEESFNNYFSKMPWLAVPFSESTSITSIKGNFSFRGIPHLVFLNGDGYISTEDGVKLVMEHQAEAYPFSSERVNDLKQAEDEARRNQSLKSLLVSSSRDFVISSDGTKIPVSELQGKIVALYFCISSYTPSSEFNEKLTDVYKKLKEKGENFEIVSIFMDNNNNTQVLEEVLSQMAWFALPFKDEQIETLARYFELRTIPRLVIIGPNGQTLNHSVAELIDEHGIEAYPFTSERLVELSEIEKAKFDSQTLEDILVSGDKDYVIDNSGAQVPISQLVGKHLLLYFSAHWCPPCRSFTPKLVETYHEIKSKENAFEVIFVSRDRDQSLFDQYYSHMPWLALPFGDQRKASLSRRFNVKGIPFLVAIGRNGKTVTTETRHLVAAFGADAFPFTEDHINELKKQFRGNSKKVA from the exons atGGCAACTTCAATTTGTCATGATTTGAGTTCTCTTCTCTCTACGAAGGACCGAGATTTTCTTATCCGCAACAATGGTGATCAG GTGAAGATCAAAGACATTAGTGGGAAAATTGTAGGTTTATATTTCTCTGCCTCATGGTGCCCACATTGTCGTACATTCACTCCGACTTTAGTTAAAATCTACAACGAGCTTACGTCAAAAGGGGATGTCGAAATTGTCTTCATTTCATCGGATAAAGATGAAGAATCCTTCAATAATTATTTTTCTAAGATGCCATGGCTCGCCGTTCCATTTTCTGAATCAACCTCAATCACGTCTATTAAGGGAAATTTCAGTTTCAGGGGGATCCCTCATCTTGTGTTCCTTAATGGAGATGGGTACATTTCGACTGAAGACGGTGTCAAGTTGGTCATGGAACATCAAGCAGAGGCATACCCATTTAGTTCTGAAAGAGTCAACGACTTGAAACAGGCAGAAGACGAAGCAAGACGAAATCAGAGCTTGAAGTCTCTTTTGGTTTCTAGCTCTCGAGATTTTGTGATTTCAAGTGATGGAACCAAG ATTCCTGTATCTGAGCTCCAAGGAAAGATTGTTGCCCTTTACTTTTGCATCAGCTCTTATACACCGTCCTCTGAGTTCAACGAAAAATTAACTGATGTCTACAAGAAACTCAAGGAGAAAGGAGAGAATTTTGAGATTGTGTCAATATTTATggataataacaacaatacacAAGTACTTGAAGAAGTATTATCTCAAATGGCATGGTTTGCGTTACCATTCAAAGATGAGCAGATAGAAACACTTGCTCGTTATTTCGAGCTCAGGACCATTCCTAGACTTGTCATCATAGGGCCAAATGGGCAGACTTTGAATCATAGTGTAGCCGAGCTTATAGATGAGCATGGTATAGAAGCTTACCCTTTCACCTCGGAGAGGTTGGTTGAGCTTTCTGAGATTGAGAAAGCCAAGTTCGACTCACAAACCCTTGAGGATATTCTAGTATCAGGTGACAAGGACTATGTCATTGACAATAGTGGCGCTCAG GTACCTATATCTCAGCTTGTCGGAAAACACCTTCTATTATATTTTTCCGCCCATTGGTGCCCTCCATGTCGTAGTTTTACACCAAAGTTGGTTGAAACATACCATGAAATCAAGTCAAAGGAGAATGCCTTTGAGGTCATTTTCGTCTCTAGGGACCGTGATCAGTCTCTATTTGACCAATACTACTCACACATGCCTTGGTTAGCCCTTCCTTTTGGGGACCAAAGGAAGGCTTCCTTGTCCCGAAGATTTAATGTCAAGGGCATCCCTTTTCTTGTGGCTATCGGACGTAATGGTAAAACAGTAACAACCGAAACAAGGCATCTCGTAGCAGCATTTGGGGCAGACGCATTTCCCTTTACTGAGGATCACATAAatgagttgaagaaacagtttAGAGGAAACAGCAAAAAGGTGGCCTAA